From the genome of Nitrospirota bacterium, one region includes:
- a CDS encoding ABC transporter substrate-binding protein gives MKKSIFSLALVTIIAVIALTGFPPCADAGAPTDQVRETVDAVMDILGDKELRKPEKQKERRDRIRQTVIKRFDFEEMAKRSLAVHWKDRTPAEQKEFVALYSDLLENTYIRKIERYENEKVVYFDEKLDGDYAVVKTKIVDKKGLSIPVEYRIIRKKDKWEVYDIIIEGVSLVNNYRTQFTQIIRAGSYNDLVKRLKEKAVK, from the coding sequence ATGAAAAAAAGCATTTTCTCACTCGCCCTTGTTACCATCATTGCCGTGATCGCGCTCACCGGCTTCCCGCCCTGCGCTGACGCAGGCGCACCGACCGACCAGGTGAGAGAAACCGTTGACGCTGTTATGGATATCCTTGGCGACAAGGAATTAAGGAAGCCGGAAAAACAAAAAGAGCGGCGCGACCGCATCCGCCAAACCGTCATCAAGCGCTTTGATTTTGAGGAGATGGCAAAACGATCTCTTGCCGTCCATTGGAAAGATCGGACACCTGCCGAGCAGAAAGAATTTGTAGCCCTGTATTCCGATCTCCTTGAAAATACGTACATCCGGAAAATTGAGCGGTACGAAAATGAAAAAGTCGTCTATTTTGACGAAAAATTGGACGGTGATTATGCGGTGGTAAAGACAAAGATCGTTGACAAAAAGGGGCTTAGCATCCCGGTTGAATACCGGATCATCAGGAAAAAAGATAAATGGGAAGTATATGACATTATTATCGAGGGCGTAAGCCTTGTGAATAACTACAGGACACAGTTCACTCAGATTATTCGGGCAGGTTCCTATAACGACCTGGTAAAGCGTTTAAAGGAAAAAGCAGTTAAATAG
- the mlaD gene encoding outer membrane lipid asymmetry maintenance protein MlaD: MKKFDLELAVGIFLLIGILSIGYLSVKLGHLDLTGKRGYTLLAEFEKAGGIKPGAVVEIAGVEVGSIKNIRLSNNAALLELTLDESVKIHDDAIASIKTKGLIGEKFIQITPGGSDNILPTGGKIRDTESAVDIEELISKFVFGKV, from the coding sequence ATGAAAAAATTCGATCTTGAACTTGCAGTGGGCATTTTCCTGCTGATAGGAATTCTTTCAATCGGCTACCTTTCGGTCAAACTCGGCCATCTGGACCTCACCGGAAAAAGAGGCTATACCCTCCTGGCCGAGTTCGAAAAAGCCGGAGGGATTAAGCCTGGCGCGGTTGTCGAGATAGCCGGCGTGGAAGTGGGCTCAATAAAAAATATTCGCCTGAGCAATAATGCCGCATTGCTTGAACTCACCCTCGATGAAAGCGTAAAGATCCATGACGATGCGATAGCCTCCATCAAGACAAAAGGGCTGATCGGCGAAAAATTCATACAGATAACTCCGGGCGGCTCGGATAACATATTGCCTACCGGCGGAAAGATCAGAGATACGGAGTCAGCGGTAGACATTGAAGAACTCATTTCAAAATTCGTATTCGGAAAGGTATAG
- a CDS encoding nucleoside monophosphate kinase translates to MQPINTSAEAVLLIGPTGSGKTPLGSYIEEHGMAGRKCHHFDFGHELRSIADADFVPDGFTESEHQFVQDVLSKGLLLEDRQFPLAAKIVRNFFAVRCFNEADLLILNGLPRHTGQARDMAELVNVAGLLVLECTAEDVCARIKQNTGGDRTERTDDADEMIRKKLEIFHGRTAPLIDYYAERGAARIKIPVHAASTAETVYARLISSFAE, encoded by the coding sequence ATGCAGCCTATAAACACCTCCGCAGAGGCTGTGCTGCTTATAGGGCCTACCGGTTCAGGAAAGACTCCTCTGGGCAGTTATATCGAAGAGCATGGCATGGCAGGCCGGAAATGCCATCACTTTGATTTTGGCCATGAATTGCGGTCCATTGCCGATGCTGACTTTGTCCCTGATGGTTTTACCGAAAGCGAACATCAATTCGTTCAGGATGTATTGAGTAAGGGACTGCTTCTTGAGGACCGGCAGTTCCCTCTTGCAGCGAAGATTGTCAGGAATTTTTTTGCTGTTCGCTGTTTTAATGAAGCCGATCTGCTTATCCTTAATGGCCTGCCCCGCCACACAGGGCAGGCAAGGGACATGGCAGAACTGGTGAACGTTGCCGGTCTTCTTGTCCTGGAGTGTACAGCCGAAGACGTCTGTGCCCGGATAAAGCAGAACACGGGAGGCGACAGGACAGAGCGGACCGATGACGCTGATGAGATGATCAGAAAAAAGCTCGAGATATTCCATGGCCGGACAGCACCGCTTATCGACTATTACGCTGAACGGGGAGCTGCACGTATCAAGATACCGGTACATGCTGCATCGACCGCTGAGACGGTCTATGCCCGATTGATTTCCTCTTTTGCAGAATAA
- a CDS encoding ATP-binding cassette domain-containing protein, which yields MIELIGLYKSFKGQNVLKGADLLIPTGKIVTVVGKSGCGKSVLVKHIMGLLKPDSGQVLIDGVDITKLTLAELDRIREKLGVLFQGGALFDSMTVEENVAFPLKEKTRMGKVEIHDRVMRALEDVGLGDRGSKFPEELSGGMKKRAALARALITEPSLVIFDEPTTGLDPVITSSIHKLIKTTHDKYGFTAVIISHEVPGIFSIVDKVAVLHNGIIEQAGTPEEIRDSTNPVVKQFITGSLEGPIDILS from the coding sequence ATGATCGAACTGATCGGTCTTTATAAATCATTCAAAGGTCAAAACGTGCTGAAAGGCGCAGACCTGCTTATTCCAACCGGCAAGATCGTTACGGTCGTGGGCAAGAGCGGATGCGGCAAGAGCGTCCTGGTAAAACATATCATGGGTCTTCTTAAGCCGGACTCAGGTCAAGTCCTGATAGACGGTGTTGATATCACAAAACTGACGCTGGCTGAGCTCGACCGGATACGGGAAAAGCTCGGTGTCCTTTTTCAGGGCGGCGCATTGTTCGATTCCATGACCGTAGAGGAAAATGTGGCCTTTCCCCTGAAAGAAAAGACCAGGATGGGCAAAGTTGAGATACATGACAGAGTGATGCGGGCGCTCGAGGATGTGGGTCTGGGCGACAGGGGGAGCAAATTCCCGGAGGAATTAAGCGGCGGCATGAAAAAACGTGCGGCCCTTGCGCGGGCACTCATAACAGAGCCATCCCTGGTGATCTTTGACGAACCGACAACCGGTCTCGATCCGGTCATCACGAGTTCGATTCATAAACTTATAAAGACGACCCATGACAAATACGGGTTTACGGCAGTGATCATAAGTCACGAGGTCCCCGGCATCTTCAGCATTGTCGACAAGGTGGCGGTGCTGCATAATGGAATCATTGAACAGGCCGGCACTCCCGAGGAGATCAGGGACTCGACCAACCCTGTCGTAAAGCAGTTCATCACCGGCTCGCTTGAAGGGCCGATAGATATTTTATCCTAA
- a CDS encoding DegQ family serine endoprotease, which translates to MSSSSTFLNKTARFLAVLIAGISLTLPFLATVSDAQGPKISQESVDLLTRTGRAMAEVTAAVKPGIVNILTTRTVKVGSGQDPFLDDPFFKRFFGDQFGRQKQQPREQKSSGLGSGVIVSPEGYIITNSHVVKDADEIKVTLTDKREFIGKIIGSDLKTEIAVVKIDATGLPTVPWGNSDKVQVGEVVLAVGNPFGLNQTVTMGIVSALGRANVGIADYEDFIQTDAAINPGNSGGALVNVKGEVVGINTAIYSTSGGYQGIGFAIPSNMVKSIMESLIKKGKVVRGWLGVSIQKITPDLAKQFDLKDEVGALVGDVVEDGPAEKAGLQRGDIIFEYDGKKIEEPSILRNMVANTLPGEQHTIKVLRDGKARSMTITIGELPSDAQHSVEAGDFQNALKGVSVQDMNPELAKKLKVPDKIKGVIISDVEENSVAAGALIQGDVIQEVNRKRVPDVKSYKDVVAKIKKEESVLLLIFRGGSSLFVTLSQK; encoded by the coding sequence ATGTCTTCTAGCTCAACGTTCCTTAACAAAACAGCTCGTTTTTTGGCGGTATTAATCGCCGGTATATCCCTGACGTTGCCGTTTCTGGCAACGGTTTCAGATGCTCAGGGGCCAAAAATTTCGCAAGAGTCTGTTGATCTTCTTACAAGAACAGGCAGGGCAATGGCAGAGGTAACCGCTGCGGTCAAGCCGGGCATTGTAAACATCCTGACAACCAGAACCGTTAAGGTCGGCAGCGGTCAGGACCCCTTCCTCGATGATCCGTTTTTCAAGAGGTTTTTCGGTGACCAGTTCGGTCGTCAGAAACAACAGCCCAGGGAACAAAAGTCTTCCGGTCTTGGATCCGGAGTCATTGTCTCCCCGGAAGGATATATCATCACCAACTCCCATGTGGTCAAGGATGCTGATGAGATCAAGGTAACGCTCACAGACAAAAGGGAATTTATCGGAAAGATTATCGGGTCTGACCTGAAGACCGAGATTGCTGTCGTAAAAATTGATGCGACCGGCCTTCCTACGGTTCCCTGGGGCAACTCTGACAAAGTGCAGGTCGGCGAGGTTGTCCTTGCCGTCGGAAATCCCTTTGGCCTTAATCAAACCGTTACCATGGGCATTGTGAGTGCCCTCGGAAGAGCAAACGTCGGCATCGCTGACTACGAAGATTTCATCCAGACAGACGCAGCGATCAATCCCGGTAACTCGGGCGGTGCACTCGTCAATGTCAAGGGTGAAGTTGTCGGCATCAATACCGCCATATACAGCACAAGCGGCGGGTACCAGGGCATCGGCTTTGCCATCCCGAGCAATATGGTTAAGTCGATCATGGAAAGCCTCATTAAGAAAGGCAAAGTTGTAAGAGGGTGGCTCGGTGTTTCGATCCAGAAGATCACCCCGGATCTTGCGAAGCAGTTTGACCTGAAGGATGAAGTAGGCGCTCTCGTAGGAGACGTCGTTGAAGACGGCCCCGCGGAAAAGGCCGGACTGCAGAGAGGAGATATAATTTTCGAATATGACGGCAAAAAGATCGAAGAACCCTCAATTTTGAGGAATATGGTGGCAAATACGCTTCCCGGGGAACAGCATACCATAAAGGTCTTAAGAGACGGCAAGGCAAGGTCCATGACGATCACGATTGGCGAGCTTCCCTCTGATGCCCAGCATTCGGTTGAGGCCGGTGATTTTCAGAATGCCCTTAAGGGAGTCAGTGTTCAGGATATGAATCCCGAACTCGCAAAAAAGCTGAAGGTCCCCGACAAGATCAAGGGAGTTATCATCAGTGACGTAGAAGAAAACAGCGTCGCAGCAGGGGCCCTGATACAGGGAGATGTGATTCAGGAGGTTAACCGCAAGAGGGTTCCCGATGTGAAGAGCTACAAGGATGTTGTTGCCAAAATTAAGAAAGAGGAATCGGTTTTGCTTCTCATCTTCAGGGGGGGGTCTTCCCTCTTCGTTACGCTCTCGCAGAAATAG
- the thiE gene encoding thiamine phosphate synthase, with protein sequence MSNTVVDFRLYLITDRKLFGSLDEMLEAIEKALQGGVKAVQLREKDLAIRDLLALAYQMRELTAGYGAKLFINDRVDIALAADADGVHLGGWSIPVQAALKASEGKLMIGVSTHSLYEARQAAADGADFMTMGPVYETPSKMQYGRPVGLPVLAEAAENCMIPVFAIGGITAGRIGEVLAQGAYGAALISAVLTADDIQKTTEEFVRKLS encoded by the coding sequence ATAAGCAACACTGTTGTTGATTTCAGACTGTATCTCATAACAGACAGGAAGCTCTTTGGATCATTGGATGAGATGCTGGAAGCAATTGAGAAGGCTCTCCAGGGCGGCGTTAAAGCTGTTCAATTGAGGGAAAAGGACCTTGCCATCCGGGATCTTCTTGCGCTGGCATATCAGATGAGAGAACTGACAGCGGGATATGGCGCAAAGCTTTTTATCAATGACCGGGTTGATATAGCACTTGCAGCGGATGCAGATGGCGTACATCTCGGCGGCTGGAGCATACCGGTGCAGGCAGCACTTAAGGCATCAGAAGGAAAATTGATGATCGGCGTTTCGACGCACAGCCTGTATGAGGCGCGGCAGGCTGCAGCAGATGGTGCTGATTTTATGACAATGGGGCCAGTGTATGAAACGCCTTCAAAAATGCAGTACGGCAGACCGGTCGGCTTACCTGTTCTGGCTGAGGCAGCAGAAAATTGTATGATCCCGGTCTTTGCCATAGGCGGCATTACCGCCGGGAGAATTGGGGAAGTTTTGGCGCAGGGAGCATACGGGGCAGCGCTTATTTCAGCGGTCCTGACAGCAGACGATATTCAAAAAACTACAGAGGAGTTTGTGAGGAAACTATCATGA
- a CDS encoding ChaN family lipoprotein: MNRIQALVLSLLFLAIPALSGAEDFMPLHTLQVRFDLEKNRLIGKSSIDLPPGKAWTVYIEGLTIRSALVQGRPLDIQKDADTISLKADTAPTVLILEYEVSYALVQKSGQEDGIETANLVAPGGIALTNGWYPSIDGLSRFRLSALVPREFEALSEADDIVVKEASAGMKEYSFLLDHPADNINLIAGPYAVSRERHRAVDVYTYFFPEDRELAGGYLEHAKKYIAMYEDLIGPFPYKRFSVVENILPTGYSMPTFTLPGRDVVRLPFIVETSLGHEILHQWFGNAVSVDRQGGNWSEGLTTYLADYQYEEMKGKGAEYRKQILVNYQSAISPEKDFALKDFISRIDRATASLGYGKTAMVFHALKGLLGEDMFRKSLKEFFGKNRFRQASWTDLQTAFEIVSAKKLDWFFNQWVEEKAVLAFEIKDVMVRYEGSKAHISFGVSQETARRFQLPVLLKTDKGDMRAIFDVGKESSSFEVETTDMPLELVFDEQYDLFRKLTNDEIAPVLARLLGDPNRIFVLPKDREKAYDDLGDILKANGFTAKKEDDLNYEDIKRSSLLVPHDAELLKRLYAKVDMPEGDFALVMKQNPYSRKSVIAIFSAASAADTGKYLKRVTHYGKYSTLAFKNSRNITKAIDKSEQGIRVLLANEIPAVEVVRLTALSQIIGKVSDKDIVYVGELHDRFDHHRNQYQVIRELFRKNRKLAIGMEMFQKPFQKALDDYISGATDEKIFLKKSEYFKRWGFDYNLYREILLFARENRIPVIALNIRKEIVTKVSKEGLQALSNEDMKDLPEDMDLSDMEYKERLRGFFDRHAGSEARNFDFFYQSQVLWDESMAHNLNEFMIKNPGYQVVVLAGSGHMAFGSGIPKRSHRINGKDYSVILNSDDLEKDVADYILYPSALPFTESPKLGVMLKEENKAVSISGFSSESISEKAGLKTDDLVLALDGEKIEAIEDIKIHLFYRKKGDTVTVRVARKSVLFGARELEFKVAL; encoded by the coding sequence ATGAACCGGATACAAGCACTAGTCCTCTCGTTGCTGTTTCTTGCAATTCCTGCACTATCAGGGGCTGAAGACTTTATGCCACTCCATACCCTGCAGGTGCGGTTTGACCTTGAGAAGAACAGGCTCATCGGAAAATCGAGCATAGACCTTCCGCCGGGCAAGGCCTGGACTGTATATATTGAAGGCCTGACCATACGATCGGCCCTTGTTCAGGGAAGACCGTTAGACATACAGAAAGATGCCGATACCATCAGCCTGAAGGCCGATACTGCCCCAACCGTCCTGATCCTTGAGTATGAGGTATCGTATGCATTGGTTCAGAAGAGCGGCCAGGAAGACGGCATTGAAACCGCCAATCTCGTCGCTCCGGGAGGGATCGCGCTGACCAATGGCTGGTATCCGTCAATTGATGGACTTTCCCGGTTCAGGCTTTCTGCACTCGTGCCGCGGGAGTTCGAGGCCCTGTCTGAGGCTGACGATATCGTGGTAAAAGAGGCATCTGCCGGCATGAAGGAATATTCTTTTCTGCTGGACCATCCTGCAGACAATATCAATCTCATCGCAGGCCCGTATGCGGTCAGCAGAGAACGTCACCGGGCAGTCGATGTCTATACCTATTTCTTTCCTGAAGACAGGGAACTGGCCGGAGGCTATCTGGAGCATGCGAAAAAATATATTGCCATGTATGAAGACCTGATCGGGCCGTTCCCCTATAAGCGTTTTTCTGTTGTCGAAAATATCCTTCCTACGGGCTATTCCATGCCGACCTTTACGCTCCCGGGACGGGATGTTGTCAGACTCCCGTTCATCGTCGAAACATCATTGGGTCATGAAATACTGCATCAGTGGTTCGGCAATGCCGTCTCGGTTGACCGTCAGGGCGGAAACTGGTCTGAAGGTCTGACAACTTATCTTGCCGACTATCAATATGAGGAGATGAAGGGCAAGGGTGCCGAATATCGGAAACAGATACTGGTCAACTATCAAAGCGCGATATCACCGGAAAAGGATTTTGCCCTGAAAGACTTCATCTCGCGGATTGACAGGGCAACTGCTTCCCTTGGGTATGGCAAGACAGCCATGGTCTTCCATGCGCTGAAGGGCCTGCTCGGCGAGGATATGTTCCGGAAATCGCTGAAAGAGTTCTTCGGAAAGAACAGGTTCAGGCAGGCTTCCTGGACTGACCTGCAGACTGCTTTTGAGATAGTTTCTGCAAAAAAGCTCGACTGGTTCTTCAACCAATGGGTTGAGGAAAAAGCGGTCCTGGCTTTTGAGATCAAAGACGTTATGGTGAGGTATGAGGGTTCTAAGGCACATATATCATTTGGCGTTTCGCAGGAGACAGCCCGGAGATTTCAGCTCCCTGTTCTGCTTAAAACGGACAAGGGAGATATGCGCGCGATCTTTGACGTGGGGAAGGAATCTTCATCTTTCGAAGTTGAGACAACGGATATGCCGCTTGAACTGGTTTTTGATGAACAGTATGACCTCTTCCGAAAACTGACGAACGATGAGATCGCACCGGTCCTGGCAAGGCTCCTTGGCGACCCCAACAGGATATTCGTTCTCCCCAAAGACAGGGAGAAGGCTTATGATGACCTCGGAGATATTCTGAAGGCCAACGGGTTTACTGCAAAGAAGGAGGATGACCTGAACTATGAGGACATTAAAAGGTCATCACTGCTTGTCCCTCACGATGCAGAGCTGCTCAAGAGGCTATATGCGAAGGTCGATATGCCGGAGGGAGACTTTGCGCTGGTCATGAAGCAGAATCCCTACAGCAGAAAAAGTGTCATTGCCATTTTCAGTGCCGCGTCTGCAGCTGATACCGGGAAGTATCTGAAGCGGGTTACCCATTACGGAAAATACAGCACCCTGGCCTTTAAGAACAGCCGCAATATCACCAAGGCCATCGATAAAAGCGAACAGGGCATACGAGTCTTATTGGCCAATGAAATTCCGGCGGTTGAAGTCGTGCGCCTCACTGCCCTGAGTCAGATAATAGGGAAGGTGAGCGATAAGGATATTGTCTATGTCGGTGAACTGCATGACCGTTTTGATCATCACCGCAACCAGTATCAGGTGATCAGGGAGCTGTTCAGGAAGAACAGAAAACTTGCCATTGGCATGGAGATGTTTCAGAAGCCTTTTCAGAAGGCACTTGATGATTATATCTCGGGAGCGACCGATGAGAAGATTTTTCTTAAAAAATCCGAGTATTTCAAGCGGTGGGGGTTTGATTACAACCTTTATCGTGAAATACTACTCTTTGCCCGTGAGAACAGGATCCCGGTCATAGCCCTGAACATCCGGAAAGAGATCGTGACAAAGGTCTCAAAAGAAGGGCTTCAGGCATTGAGCAACGAGGACATGAAGGACCTGCCTGAGGATATGGACCTCTCTGACATGGAGTATAAAGAAAGGCTCAGGGGATTCTTTGACCGGCACGCAGGATCAGAGGCAAGGAACTTTGACTTCTTCTATCAGTCTCAGGTGCTCTGGGACGAGTCTATGGCCCATAACCTGAACGAGTTCATGATAAAAAATCCCGGGTACCAGGTTGTGGTGCTGGCCGGATCAGGGCATATGGCCTTCGGATCAGGCATCCCAAAGCGTTCGCACAGGATCAACGGAAAGGACTACTCGGTGATCCTGAACTCGGACGATCTTGAAAAAGATGTTGCTGACTATATCCTCTATCCCTCTGCGCTGCCATTCACCGAATCGCCGAAGCTTGGCGTCATGCTGAAAGAAGAGAACAAGGCTGTCAGCAT
- the thiC gene encoding phosphomethylpyrimidine synthase ThiC — MTRLELAKKGTITDEVKLVAASEGLTPEQLSADIASGVSVIPINRNHKITPIGIGKNMRTKINANIGTSKDRISIEEEMEKLAVLVKYGADAVMDLSTGGPIRELRQMMLKKSPVAVGTVPIYETIVRTVAQKGSIAKMTADDLFAVIEEHAADGVDFVTAHAGLTMKAIERLKSEGRILDVVSRGGSFLVEWIIYNEKENPLYEQYDRLCDIAYKYDMTLSLGDGMRPGCLADATDRTQLEELLTLGELRDRAVERNVQVIIEGPGHVPLNQVELNVKIEKEICKGAPFYVLGPLVTDIGMGYDHITAAIGGAVAGAAGADFLCYVTPSEHIRLPTIEDVKEGVIVSKLAALAADIAKGIKGAMDADMKMARARKALDWNGQIACSLNPDKVREWRAEVPPTETEVCSMCGEFCAIRTVERALHKK, encoded by the coding sequence ATGACAAGACTTGAACTGGCAAAAAAAGGGACGATCACTGACGAGGTGAAGCTTGTTGCCGCCTCCGAAGGCCTGACGCCTGAGCAGCTTTCAGCAGACATTGCATCTGGCGTAAGCGTGATCCCGATCAATCGCAACCACAAGATAACGCCTATAGGCATCGGCAAAAACATGCGCACCAAGATCAACGCAAACATCGGAACGTCAAAGGACAGGATCTCTATCGAGGAAGAGATGGAGAAACTTGCGGTACTGGTGAAGTATGGCGCTGATGCCGTGATGGACCTTTCTACCGGGGGACCGATCAGGGAACTCAGGCAGATGATGCTGAAGAAATCTCCTGTGGCAGTCGGAACCGTGCCTATTTATGAGACGATTGTGAGAACCGTCGCGCAGAAAGGCTCGATTGCAAAGATGACAGCGGACGACCTCTTTGCGGTTATTGAGGAGCATGCTGCAGACGGTGTTGACTTTGTCACGGCACATGCAGGCCTTACCATGAAGGCGATTGAGCGGCTGAAGTCCGAAGGGAGAATCCTTGATGTGGTGAGCAGGGGAGGCTCTTTTCTCGTTGAGTGGATCATCTATAACGAAAAGGAAAACCCGCTCTATGAACAGTATGACAGGCTCTGTGATATTGCATATAAGTATGATATGACGCTGAGTCTCGGCGACGGTATGCGTCCGGGATGTCTTGCCGATGCAACCGACCGCACCCAGCTTGAGGAACTGCTCACGCTTGGCGAACTGCGAGACAGGGCAGTCGAAAGGAACGTGCAGGTCATTATCGAGGGCCCTGGCCATGTGCCTCTGAATCAGGTCGAGCTGAACGTTAAAATCGAAAAAGAGATCTGCAAGGGTGCGCCTTTTTATGTGCTTGGCCCTCTTGTTACCGATATCGGCATGGGATACGACCACATTACTGCTGCCATCGGCGGCGCTGTCGCAGGAGCGGCAGGAGCAGACTTTCTCTGCTATGTGACACCGTCTGAACATATCAGGCTCCCGACCATAGAAGATGTGAAAGAAGGCGTTATCGTATCAAAACTTGCGGCACTCGCCGCTGATATCGCCAAAGGCATTAAAGGCGCCATGGATGCTGACATGAAGATGGCACGGGCGCGGAAGGCACTGGACTGGAACGGTCAGATAGCCTGCAGCCTGAACCCTGACAAGGTGAGGGAGTGGAGGGCAGAGGTCCCGCCTACAGAGACCGAGGTATGCAGCATGTGCGGAGAGTTCTGTGCCATCAGGACCGTTGAAAGGGCGCTGCACAAAAAATAG
- a CDS encoding ABC transporter permease: MTNILRIAGRYALSTLREMGRMFLFLLSALEMIFKPPFKFRQLLQQMRFFGNKSMLVILLTGSFTGMVLALQLYYILRKFGSDALLGPGIALSLIRELGPVLSALMVTGRAGSALTAEIGMMRISEQIDALTAMALNPIRYLIVPNIAAALIVFPLITAVFDVIGIFGGYLVGVKLLGISGGTYFSLMEDYVEMKDILLGLYKSISFGLIVAWISCYKGFNSGFGAAGVSKATTEAVVLSSILILVWDYVLGSFLI; the protein is encoded by the coding sequence ATGACGAATATATTGAGAATTGCCGGCAGATATGCGTTATCCACGCTCAGAGAAATGGGCAGAATGTTCCTGTTCCTCCTGAGCGCTCTTGAGATGATATTCAAGCCGCCCTTTAAGTTCAGACAGCTACTGCAGCAGATGCGGTTCTTCGGCAATAAATCAATGCTCGTCATTCTCCTGACCGGGTCTTTTACCGGCATGGTGCTGGCCCTCCAGCTGTACTACATTCTCAGAAAGTTCGGCTCCGATGCCCTACTCGGCCCCGGCATAGCGCTCAGTCTCATCCGCGAACTGGGACCTGTCCTTTCTGCCCTTATGGTGACAGGAAGGGCCGGATCAGCTCTTACCGCGGAAATAGGCATGATGAGAATTTCAGAGCAGATCGATGCACTTACTGCCATGGCCCTCAATCCGATCCGGTATCTGATCGTTCCGAATATCGCTGCAGCGTTGATCGTCTTCCCTCTGATCACTGCAGTATTCGATGTCATCGGCATTTTCGGAGGATATCTCGTCGGCGTGAAGCTTCTGGGCATCAGCGGCGGCACATACTTTTCCCTTATGGAGGATTATGTCGAGATGAAAGACATCCTCCTGGGGCTCTACAAATCTATCAGTTTCGGTCTCATTGTTGCCTGGATTTCCTGCTATAAAGGCTTCAATTCAGGATTCGGGGCTGCAGGTGTAAGCAAGGCAACGACAGAGGCCGTTGTTCTGTCATCGATATTGATCCTTGTATGGGACTATGTACTCGGATCATTTCTTATTTAG
- a CDS encoding VacJ family lipoprotein: MQGTSIARHAAVPDKQDNARPEPADSTVFDDSSVMPGASAQSYYVVSDNLYVLMQKPMAKAYAAFSIVPVIVSDTVGQNAFDADSAGMSSGDTVLADAGNVSVGADKGNEKLQGIDVAMNMNFRGAADRTPERDISAESPQENEDIADPLEPINRVFFTFNDKLYFWVLKPAARVYGFIVPEWGRTRVRNVFDNIQSPVRLVNALLQLKINKSGTEFARFVLNSTVGVAGLFDIASRHPELRTSEEDLGQTFGSYGIGEGFYLVLPFLGPSSLRDTAGMVGDYFVDPIGYITPARDAIAVRTFDRVNDTSFKIGDYEDIKESAVDPYFSIRDMYKQYRRNKIRE; the protein is encoded by the coding sequence ATGCAGGGCACTTCCATCGCCCGGCATGCAGCAGTGCCTGACAAGCAGGACAATGCCCGTCCTGAACCCGCCGACTCGACTGTTTTCGATGATAGTTCTGTAATGCCTGGGGCCTCTGCGCAGTCGTATTATGTTGTCAGCGATAATCTCTATGTCCTGATGCAAAAGCCGATGGCTAAGGCATATGCAGCATTTTCTATTGTGCCGGTCATCGTATCTGATACCGTCGGGCAGAATGCCTTTGATGCCGATTCGGCGGGCATGTCATCAGGAGATACGGTGCTTGCAGATGCCGGCAATGTTTCTGTCGGTGCGGATAAGGGGAATGAAAAACTGCAGGGCATCGATGTAGCCATGAATATGAATTTTAGAGGGGCGGCAGACAGAACGCCGGAACGGGATATCAGCGCTGAAAGTCCCCAGGAAAACGAGGATATTGCGGATCCGCTTGAACCGATAAACCGCGTCTTCTTTACCTTTAATGATAAACTCTATTTCTGGGTGCTGAAACCTGCTGCCCGTGTCTATGGATTTATCGTGCCGGAATGGGGTCGGACAAGAGTCCGGAATGTATTCGATAATATTCAGAGCCCGGTGAGGCTGGTCAATGCGCTCCTGCAACTTAAAATTAATAAGTCTGGAACTGAATTTGCCCGGTTTGTTCTTAACAGCACGGTTGGCGTTGCCGGATTATTCGATATCGCTTCGAGACACCCTGAACTCAGGACCAGCGAAGAGGACCTGGGGCAGACCTTCGGCTCGTATGGAATAGGCGAGGGCTTCTATCTTGTCCTGCCCTTCCTGGGGCCTTCATCGCTGAGGGATACGGCAGGAATGGTCGGCGACTATTTCGTGGACCCGATAGGGTATATAACTCCGGCGAGGGATGCAATTGCCGTAAGGACCTTTGACAGGGTCAATGATACTTCCTTCAAGATCGGCGATTATGAAGACATTAAGGAATCTGCCGTGGATCCCTACTTTTCCATACGGGATATGTATAAGCAGTACCGGAGAAATAAAATCCGGGAGTGA